The region GTGTCGTACGCCCGCCGGCCGGGCCAGTCGCTCGCGGCGGGCTTCGCGGGGAGCTTCGGCAGCACCTCGCCGAGCCAGCCGCGCAGCCGGGCCCGGAAGTCTTCCTCTTCCGGTGAGTACGTGAGGTCCATCGTCGCCCCCTCGCCCATTATCTGATGGATCGTCAGAACGAGGCTAGACCCGCCCCTCTGGACCGACAAGCCACCGACCTCTAATCTCGGCGCCGGACCTGACGCATCGTCAGTCAAGGGGAGGGCGGATGACCGGCACCACGCTCTGGGACCTGGTCGCCTGGCGGGCCGGCCGCACCCCCGGCGCCACCGCCCTCATCCAGGGCGCCGAGTCCGCCCGGCACGAGCGGCGGATCACCTTCGGCGCCCTGCACCGGCGCGCGGAGCGGGTCGCGGCCGGCCTCTACGAGCGGGGCGTACGACCCGGCAGCCGGGTCGTCTGGCAACTGCCGACCCGGATCGAGACCGTGCTGCTCAGCCTCGCCCTGGCCCGTATCGGCGCCGTCCAGAGCCCGGTCGTCCCGCTCTACCGCGACCACGAGGTGGGCCAGGTGCTGCGCCGCACCCGTGCCGCCTTCTTCGCCGTCCCCGGCGTCCGGCGCGGCTTCGACCACCGCGCGATGGCCCGCCGACTGGCCGCCGGACTGCCCGGCCCGCTCACCGTCATCGACGCGTACGACACCCTCCCCGACGCCGATCCGGCCGTGCTGCCCCCGCCGCCCGCCGACGCCGACGAGGTCCGGTGGATCTACTGGACCTCCGGCACCACGGCAGGCCCCAAAGGGGTGCTGCACACCGACCACAGCCTGCGCACCGCCGGCCGCACCCTGGGCGAGTCCCTCCGCCCGGTCCCGTCCGACATCGGCTCGATGGCCTTTCCCTACGCCCATGTCGCGGGCCCCGACTACACCGTCCTGCTCCTGCTGCACGGCATCCCGGCCGTCCTGCTGGAAGACTTCGCGCTGCCCGGCTCCCTCGCCGCCTACCGCCGCCACCGCGTCACAATCGCCGGCGGCTCCACCGCCTTCTACTCCCTCTTCCTCGCCGCACAGCGCACGCTGCCGCCCGGCCGCCGGCTGCTGCCGTCGCTGCGGCTGCTGGCCGGCGGCGGGGCGCCCAGGCCCCCCGGGCTGTACCACGAGGTCGTCGCCGAACTCGGCTGCCAACTCGCCCACGGCTACGCCCTGACCGAGGCCCCGATGGTCACCATGGGCGATCCGCACGACAGCCCCGAACACCTGGCCACCACCGACGGGCGGCCACCCGCCGGTATGGAGATCCGTATCGCCCCCGACACCGGCGAGATATCCCTGCGCGGCCCGGCCGTCTGCCGTGGCTACCTCGACGAGCCCGACCCCTTCGACCCCGACGGCTTCCTGCCCACCGGAGACCTCGGCCGCCTCACGCCCACCGGTCACCTCGTCATCACCGGCCGCCTCAAGGACATCATCATCCGCAAGGGCGAGAACGTCTCCGCCCAGGAGATCGAAGAACTCCTCCACCGGCATCCGGGCGTGGCCGACACCGCGGTCATCGGGCTGCCGGACGCCGAGCGCGGCGAGATGGTCTGCGCCGTCGTCGAACAGCCTCCGGGGACAGCGGTGTTGACGCTGGCCGAAGTCCGCTCGCACCTCCTGGCCCAGGGCCTCGCCCCGCACAAGCTCCCCGAACGTCTGGAGGTGCCGGCCGCCCTGCCGCGCGGCGCGACCCTGGGCAAGGTGCTCAAGCGGGAGCTGCGGGAGCGGTACGGAGGCGCGCCGAGCGCCGACGGGACTCCGGGCGGGTAGGACACCGGTTGTCCTACCCGCCGCGTACGGTCACCGCATGAGCCGCGCACGCCCCCGCCCCCGTATCGACACCGCCGGACGCCGTGCCCGCCTCGGGCGACGGCAGTTGCTGGCGCCCGCGTACCGGGCGGACCGCGCCGAGGAGGTCGCCGACGCGGTCGTGGCGCTGCACGCCAGCGATCCGGCGACCGTCCATCTGGCGGCCTGCGCCCGGCTGACCGCCCCGGACCCGGCCGGGGTGGAACGCGCGCTGTACGACGACGGCTCGCTGGTCCGGCTGCTGTGCATGCGCCGCACGCTCTTCGCGGTCGGCGCCGCGCTGACGCCGGTCGTCGCCTCCTCCACCGCGCAGGCCATCGCCGCCAAGGAGCGGGCGGGGATGGTCAAGTGGATCACCGAGGGCGCCCCGGGCTGGGACGAGCGGCGCCTTGCCGAGGTCGAGGCGAGGACGCTGGCCGCGCTGCGCGCACACGGCGAGGCGACCGCGGCCGAACTCGCCGCCGAGGTGCCCGACCTGCGCGACACCATCGTGGTCTCCCCCGGCAAGCCGTACCAGGCCACCGTCGCCGTCTCCAGCCGGATCCTGCGGGTACTGGCCGCCGAGGGCCGCATCCGGCGCGGGCGGCCGCGCGGCGGCTGGACCAGCAGCTCCTTCCGCTGGAGGCCGGGCACCGCGTTCGCCGAGCTGCCCGCGCCGCCGGCCCCCGAGGCACGCGCCGCACTCGCCCGCCACTGGCTCGCCGCCTACGGCCCGGCGACCGTCGAGGACCTCAAGTGGTGGACGGGGTGGACGCTCACCGCGACCCGGCAGGCGCTCGCCGCCATCGACGCCGTCGACGTGGACCTGGACGACGGCATCGGCGGCGTGGCGCTGCCCGACGACCTCGAACCGGTCGCCGCTCCCGCTCCCTGGGCCGCGCTGCTGCCCGGCCTCGACCCCACCGCGATGGGCTGGAAGGCCCGCGACTGGTACCTCGACCCGCACCACGTACCGCAGCTCTTCGACCGCAGCGGCAACATCGGCCCGACGGTGTGGTGGTGCGGCCGGATCATCGGCGGCTGGGCCCAGCGCGCGGACGGCGAGATCGTCTGGCGGCTGCTGGCCGAGGGTGGGGGTACCTCCCCGTCGGAGCGAAGCCGGGAGTCCGGGGGAGGCAGCGAGGCCGCCGCGGCGGTGACGGCCGAGGCGGCCCGGCTGGCGGCCTGGCTCGGGGACGTCCGCGTCACCCCGCGCTTCCGGACCCCGCTGGAGCGGGAGTTGAGCGCCTGACGGCCGGCCGCCCCGCCGCCCGGCCTCCTCAGCTCGGGCGGTAGGCGCTCGTCGCCTGCTCGTACAGCTGGTCCGCCTCGTGCCGGCCGCTGTCCGGGCCGATGACGAGGACGAGGTGGTAGCGGCCGTTGTGGATCATCGCGAGGTTGCGCACGTACACCTCGCGGCCGCTGCCGTCCCGCCAGGAGAAGGTGCCCTCGGCCATCGCGGTCTTCCCGACGTCGATCCGCTGCAGACCGGAGGCCGAGGCCCATCCGGAGGAGCGGTACGGGGCCAGCTCCGGTTCCTTGTTCTGCATGTACGCCATGGGGTCGGTGCCGGAGTGCGCCGTCGTGTCGCGGCCGGGCACCACCACCAGCTCGAAGTCCCCGCCGACGTAGCGCACCTGGCCCCGCTCGTTCGCCCCGCGCCGCTGCCAGCCCTTGCGGACCGCGACCTGGAAGCCCTCCGGGTCGGTGCGGACCTCGAAGCCCTTGGCGACCTCCGTCGGCCGGGCGGTCCGCGGCGCGCCGGTGCCGGGGGACCCGCCGTCCCCCTTGCCACGGTCGCCGGACGGCGTAGGGCTGCCGCCGGGCGCCGCGCCCGAGGTGCCCGCACGGTCCGCGCCGCGCCCGCCGGCCGTGGAGTCCCGGCCGGACCGGGGCAGGAACGCCAGGGCGTAGATGAGCGCGCCGACGAGGAGGAGCAGGATCACGGTGAGCAGCAGCCGGCCGAGGCGGCGCGGTGCGCGCGTCGGGCGCCCCTCGCGCGGCGCGGCGCCCAGCCCGACCTGGCCCGGCATCTCCTGGTCGAAGGGGTCCCGGTCCACGGCCCTGCCCGGCCCCGACGGCAGGGGCGGCTCGGCGGGCCGCTCCGCCCGGGGCTGCCGGAGCGGTTTGGGCTGCTTCGGTGGGCGGGGCGGACGGGGCGCGGGGGCGAGCGGGCCGGGCTGCTCCGGGGCCGGTGCCTGCGGGACGGGCGGTGCGGCCACGGCCGACGGCGCGCCGTCCGCGCCGACGACGGCCGGTGCCGGCTGCGGCCGGGCGCGCCGGGAGGCCCGGGTCTTCTTGTGGCGCCCCTTGCGGACGAGTTCACCGCGGCGCCGCACGATCGGCAGCCGCCGCGGATCGGCACCCTGCGACGCCGGCACCGTCACCAGCCTGCTGCCCGCCTCCGGCTCCGGCGCCGTACGGATCAACGAGCGCAGCCAGCCGCTCAGCTCCTCGAAATCCGGGCGGTCGGCGGGGTCCTGGCGCAGCAGGGACTCGACGACGGGGCGCAGCGCCCCGCACTCCTCGGCGACCGCCGGCGGCTGCGAGCAGACCAGCTGCGCCAGCTCGGCGGAGCTGTCCTCCGGGAACGGCGACTGCCCCTGCACGCTCCGGTAGAGCAGCGCGCCGACCGCCCACAGGTCGGTGGCCGGGCCGACCGGCGGCGCCAACTGCCAGTTCTCGTGCACCGGTCCGGCCTGCTCGGGCGCCCAGCGTTCGGTGACCGGACCGATGGCGGTCAGCCGCGCCTGCCGCGCCCGCTCGGCGGCGAGCCCGGCGGTGGGCCGGCCGTACGGGGTGGCGGTGTCGGCCCCGTCGTCGGGGGCGGACTTGGTCAGCGAGGCCGGTGCGGAGGCGGGCCCGTCGGATGCGGGCCCCTTCGTCGCGGGCCCCTTCGTCACGGGCCCCTTCGTCACGGCCTCGGCCTGCGGCGTCCCGGCCGGGGCGGGCGAATCGTATCCGCACAGCGCCTCCTGGGCCGCGCCCGCCGCCAGGCCGGTCAGGATGGCCCGGCCGTCGTCACAGACCAGGACCGTGCGGGCGGTGATGTTGCGGTGGAGCCAGCCCTTCGCGTGCAGCACCCGCAGCGCGGTCAGCAGATCCGCGGCGATCTCCGCGGCGCGGTGCGGGGACAGCGGCCGCTCGGCGAGCAGCGCGGACAGCGGGCGGGCGGTGAGGAGTTCCGCGACGATCCAGAGGCTGCCGTCCTGCGCGAAGGCGTCGAAGACCTGCTCCAGCCGCGGGTGGTCAGCCAGCTGCGCCGCCGTCGTCGCGGCCTCCAGCGCGCGCCGTACGGTGGGATCGCGGGGGCTGCGGTCGGCCTTCCCCGCCGTCACCCCGGCCGTCGTCCGTGCGGCACCGGGGCGGCCGCCGCCGGAGCCCCGCTCGCCGGGCCCCGTCGCCGGTGCCCCCACGACCTCCGCTTCGACGACCTCCGGCAGCGGCACCTGACGGACCAGCACCTCCTGCCCGCTGAAGGTGTCGAACGCCCGGGTCTCGGTGAAGTCGTCGTCGCCGAGGGGCCGCAACGGCAGGCGGTATCGCTCGGCGAGCACCCTTCCCGCGTACTCGTCCACGACGCCTCCCCGCAGCGCGCGCTGTCTCTACCGTCGCGCCGGAGCCGCCCGTCGGCGCTGGCGCCTCCGGTCACTTCCGGTCGTCTTCCCGCCGATTGCGGATGCGTCCGGTCTTCGCGGTCTCACGATACGTGCCCGCATCACGGCTTGCGGCCCGGTCGGCGCAACGACGCGCGACCTCTCCGTTCTTCGTCGGCCCGTGCCCGAGCCCCGCACCCGGCCCCGCTCAGTCCTTCAGCGCGAAGGTCTTGAACGCGGTCGAGATCATCTGCTGGCAGGCCTTGTCCTTCCAGGCGTCCGCCTTGCAGGTGATCATGATGGCGTAGCCGTGGTGGTCATCGGCCCGGAAGCCGCGGTCGAGGACCCGTACCTTCTCGCCGCTCTGCCGACGGGTGAACGACCAGTCGGCGACGGTCGGGTAGTCCCGCCACTTCACCGACTTGATGCCGATGAGGTGGTAGTCCTCGCTGGAGGAGCGCACGGCCGGCTCCAGGCTGCGCCAGGAGGCCGCCGCATCGGTGCCGGGCTCGGCGTTGTAGTCGATCTGGATGCGCGGGAAGCCGCCCGAGGCGCTGTATATGGCGCCGGAGCCCTCCCCCGCGGTGTCGGTCTGATGGAAGCCCTTGGGCATCGCCATCCGGAAGTGGAACCTGCCGTTGGAGACCTCGGCGAAGCCGCCCGGCACCGCCTTGCCGCCCTTGCCGCCCCCGTCGTCCTTGCCGCCGTTGTCCTCGGCGGGGGTGACGTTCGACGGCGGCTGCGGGGTCGACGGGCCCTGGCCCGTGGCCTTGTCCCCGCCCTCCTCGGCCGCGTCCGTGGAGGGCTTCGCCCGGCTCGCGGACGTCGCCTTGTCCTGCTTGCCCGACGACTTGCCGCTCTTCTGCGCCGAATCGTCGCCGCCCAGGGAGACGGCCAGCACCGTGCCCAGCACCGCGAGGACGACGACCACGGCCACGATGATCAGCGTCCGGCGCGGGACGACATCGGTCACCGACGCGCGCGTCGCCGGGCGGCTCCCGTCACCGGATCCGGAGTCCACGCGGGCCGCCATCGCGGCGGCGGCGCTGCGGACGGACTGCAGGGCGCCGCGCACCCGCTCCTTGGCGGCCTCGGCGTCGAACCCGGGGCGGGCGCCCGCCGGACGGTCCGCGCCCGGGCTCGCCGAGCCCGTACGGTCCGCATCCGGCCGGTCCTGGCCGGTCACCCCGGCGGCCGCCGGGACCGCCGCCTTCTTCTTCTGCGGGCGCTCGGTCCGCACCGGCGCGCTCGCCGCGGCGGGCTTCGCCTCCCCGGCCTTGCCCGCGCCCGACCCCGCGGCCCCGGACGCGCCCGCGCCCGCCGTGCCGGCGACGGACGCGCTCGCGTTCCCGGCCGCCGGCTTCGCCACCGGCGCGGCAGCGGGCTTCGTCTCCCGCGCCGGCCGCGACTTCGCGGCGGGCTTCTGCTTCTGCTTCTGCTTGGGCGTGGCCCTGGGCTTCGGCTCCGCCCGCTCCAGGGGCGCCGTCGGCAGCGCCATCGCCCGGGTCGCGTCCATCGGGGGCTCGGGCGTCTGCGCCTCGGGGGCGTGGACCACGTCCTCCAGCAGCACCCGCGCACCGGCGTCGTCCAGCCGGGCCGCCGGGTCCTTCACCAACAGGCCGTAGATGACCTCTTCCAGCGCGCCGGCGCTCTTCGGCGGCTCGACCGGTTCGGTCATCACCGCGGTCAGGGTGGCGATCGCGGAGCCCTTGTCGTACGGCGGAACGCCCTCGACACAGGCGTACAGCAGACCGCCCAGCGACCACATGTCGGCCGGCGGGCCGGGCTTGTGGCCGCGGGCGCGCTCGGGGGAGATGTAGGAGGGGGCGCCGACGAGCATGCCCGTCGAGGTCACCGAGGGGTCGCCCTCGACCTGGGCGATACCGAAGTCGGTCAGCACGACCCGGCCGTCGTCGGACATCAGGACGTTGGACGGCTTCACATCGCGGTGCAGAATGCCCTCGGCGTGCGCGGCGCGCAGCACATCGAGCACGACCAGGCCGACCTCGGCGGCGCGGCGCGGGGTGAGCGGGCCGTCGTCGCGGACGACCTCGGCCAGCGAGCGGCCCTCGACCAGCTCCATCACGATCCACGGGCGGTCGTCCTCGTCGACCACGTCGTAGACCGTCACCGCACCGTTGTTCCGGATCCGGGCGATCGCCTTGGCCTCGCGCAGCGTGCGGGTGATCAGACGACGCTTCTCGTCCTCCTCGACCCCGCCCGGGAAGCGCAGCTCCTTGACCGCGACCGTGCGGCCCAGGACCTCGTCGCGTGCCCGCCACACGGTGCCCATGCCGCCCCGGCCGAGAACATCGGCGAGCCGGTACCGCCCGGCGAGCAGCCTGCCCCCTTTGCCGTCCATCTCGACCTCGTCGCCCACTGAATCCCCTCTGCAATCCAGCCGAGTTGGCAGCTTCGACGTCCCATCGATCACCAAACTGGCCCAACTCGGACAACCCACCCTGGCAGAGCCTTCATTCTCCCTCATCCGCGGCCATGCGGAAGGCCCGGGTCTGTGCCGGACGACACCACGTACCCGTCATGATGGCCCCGACGAACGGGAGTCCCGATGCCGAAGCGCTCGCCTCGCCCGGCCGCGACCGCCGTGCTTCCCCCCGTGCCGCCGGTCGCCGGCCGCCGCCGCGCCCTGCTCCGTTCGAGTGCCCTGGCCACGCTGGCCGCACTCGCCCTGACGGGCTGCACGGGCCAACCCCGGCCGGCTCCCCGCGCGAGCGAGGCGCACGAACGGCCGCCCGCGACGACCCGGCACGCACTGCAGCGCCTGGTCGACGACGGGATCCCCGGCGCGGCCTCGCTCACCACCCGCGCCGGGTACCCCGCCGCCCGCTACTCCACGACCGGCGTGGCCGATCTGCGCAGCGGCCGCACGATGGGCCGGCAGGACCACTTCCGGGCCGGCAGCCTCACCAAGACCCTGGTCGCGACGGTCGTCCTGCAACTCGTCGCCGAGGGCAGGCTGTCCCTGCACGACAGCGCCGCCGCGCACCTCCCGCCCGGCGTCCCGGCCACCGGGGACGGCGACCGCAGCGAGCTGCGCACCGTGACGATCCGCCAGTTGCTGGACCATACGAGTGGACTGTTCAACTACACCCAGGACCCCCGGCTGTCGAAGCAGCTCTTCGGCACGGGCTTCGGCGCCCACCGCTACGACAGCCACACCCCGGCCGAGCTGCTGCGGATCGCTCTCGGCCACCCGCCGACGGCCGCACCGGGCACCCGGTACGCCTACTCCAACACCAACTACCTCGTACTCGGCCTGGTCATCCGGGCGGTCACCGGAAACCCGTACGCCACGGAGATCCGCCGCCGCATCCTCGTCCCCGCCCGGCTCGACCACACCTCCTTCCCCGGCACCGACCCGGCATTGCCCACCCCGCACGGCCGCGCGTACTCCCGGGCCGATGGCCGGCGGGTGGACGCCACGTCCCTGGACCCCAGCAGGGCGGGCGCGGCCGGCGAGATGGTCACCACCCTCGGCGACCTCAACCGCTTCCTCGCAGCGCTGCTCGGCGGCAGGCTCCTGGCGCCGCGCCAGATGGCCCAGATACGCAACGAGAAGGGCACCGGCGGCGCCTACGGCCTCGGCCTGTACGCGGCCGAGCTGCCCTGCGGCGTCACGGTCTGGGGCCACAACGGCGACATCAACGGCTCCTACGTCCGGGCCGCCGGCACCGCCGACGGCCGCCGCATCGTCAGCTATCGCATCAACACCGACACCCTGCCCGATCCGGCGCACGGCACGGCGGTGCTGACCGCGGAGTTCTGCTCCTCCCGGCACTGAGGCCTGCTGACGGGCCTACAGCGGCACGATGTCCGGAGCCCCCAGCCGCGCCGCATCCGCCGTCAGATCGTCCGGCTGCCGCTGGGATTCGCGTTCCGCCTCGACCCGCTTCTGGTAGTGCGTGATCTCCTTCTCGATCTGGTCGCGCTCCCAGCCCAGCGCGGGCGCGATCAGCTCGGCCACCTCGCGGGCGCTCCGGGTGCCCCGGTCGAAGGTCTCGATGGAGATGCGGGTGCGCCGGGTCAGCACGTCGTCGAGGTGGCGGGCGCCCTCGTGCGTACAGGCGTAGACCGCCTCGGCCCGCAGATAGTCGTCCGCGGCCGCCAGCGGTTCGCCCAGGGAGGGATCGGCCACCACCAGCTCCAGCAGCTCCTCGGCGAGCGAGCCGTACCGGTTCAACAGATGCTCGATGCGCGCCACATGGAGTCCGGTGCGCGCCGCGATCCGGGCCCGCGCGTTCCACAGTGCCCGGTAGCCCTCGGCCCCGACCAGCGGAATGTCCTCGGTGACGCTCTCCGCGACCCTCTGGTCGAGGCCGTGCACCGCCTCGTCCACCGCGTCCTTCGCCATCACCCGGTACGTCGTGTACTTGCCGCCCGCGACCACGACCAGCCCCGGCACCGGATGCGCGACGGTGTGCTCCCGCGACAGCTTGCTGGTGGCGTCCGACTCCCCGGCCAGCAGCGGACGCAGCCCCGCGTACACCCCCTCCACGTCGTCCCTGGTCAGCGGAGTCGCCAGTACCTCATTCACATGCTCCAGCAGATAGTCGATGTCCGCGCTGGAGGCCGCCGGATGCGCCTTGTCGAGGTTCCATTCCGTGTCGGTGGTCCCCACGACCCAGTGCCGCCCCCACGGGATGACGAACAGGACGCTCTTCTCGGTCCGCAGGATCAGCCCGGTCGTCGAATGGATGCGGTCCTTGGGGACGACCAGGTGGATGCCCTTCGACGCCCGGACGTGGAACTGCCCGCGCTCACCGATCAGCCGCTGGGTGTCGTCCGTCCACACCCCGGTGGCGTTGACGATCTGCCGCGCCCGGATCTCGTACTCGCCGCCGCCCTCGACGTCCTGCACCCGCGCGCCGACCACCCGCTCGCCCTCGCGCAGGAAGCCCACCACCCGCGCCCGGTTGGCGACGTGCGCGTCGTAGGCGGCCGCGGTCCGCACCATCGTCGCCACATAGCGCGCGTCGTCCATCTGCGCGTCGTAGTACTGCAGCGCGCCGACCAGCGCGTCCTTCTTCAGGCAGGGCGCGACCTGCAGGGCCCGCCGGTGGGACAGATGCCGGTGATGGGGCAGCCCGCGGCCGTGCCCCGAGGAGATGGACATGGTGTCGTAGAGCGCCACACCGGCGCCCGCGTACCAGCGCTCCCAGCCCTTGTGCTGCAGCGGATACAGGAACGGCACCGGCTTGACCAGGTGCGGCGCCAGCCGCTCCAGCAGCAGCCCCCGCTCCTTCAGCGCCTCTCTCACCAGCGCGAAGTCCAGCATTTCCAGATACCGCAGACCGCCGTGAATGAGCTTGCTCGACCGGCTGGAGGTGCCCGAGGCCCAGTCGCGCGCCTCGACGAGTCCGGTCGACAGGCCGCGGGTCGCCGCGTCCAGCGCCGTCCCCGCGCCGACGACTCCGCCGCCGACCACGAGAATGTCCAGCTCCCGCTCCGCCATTCGGGCGAGCGCCTCGGCCCGCTGCGCCGGTCCCAGTATCGCTGTCTTCACCGCTGCCTCCCGCTGTGATCGGGGCCACCCCCCCCCGTCCGTCGATTCTGTCCGCGCTGCGTTCCGGTATCCACCCTCCGCTCACGGCGACAACACCCCGCCGCCTTGATCCATCAATCCCTATTCTGGGTCAAATATCCGCTTAGTCTACTTATGCGTGATCGCCAGCCGTCATGCGCACACGTCATTCGCAGTCGCTCGGGAAGGACGGCCGCAGCATGCCCGCAGACCTCGCCGTCATCGGACTCGGTCACCTCGGCCTCCCCCTCGCCCAGGCCGCCACCACCGCCGGCATCGGCACCATCGGCTACGACCCCGACCCGCACACCGCCGCCCTCTCCGGCGCCGACGGGCCGCTGTCCGCCACCGAACTCCGCCGCCTGCTCTCGGCCGGCTTCCGCACCACCACCGACCCCACCACCCTGGGCCGGGTCCGCACCGCGGTCCTCTGCGCGCCCACACCGCTCGGGGAGGACCGCGCGCCGGACCTCACCGCCCTGGCCGACGCCGCCCGCACACTGGCCGCACAGCTGCGCCCGCACACCACGGTGATCCTCGAATCCACCGCCTACCCGGGCACCACCGAGGAATTCCTGCGCCCCCTCCTGGAGGAGGGCTCGGGCCTCACCGCCGGCCGCGACTTCCACCTCGCCTGCTCCCCCGGCCGCCACGACCCCGGCAACCGCACCCACCGGTACGCCAACACCCCCAAGGTCATCGGCGGCCTCACCCCCGCCTGCACGGAGGCCGCCGCCGCCTTCTACAGCCGCCTCACCGACAAGGTCGTCCGCGCCCGCGGCCCCCGCGAGGCGGAGACCGCCAAGCTCCTGGAAACCAACTACCGCCACATCAACATCGCCCTGATGAACGAGATGGCGGTCTTCTGCCACGACATCGGCGTCGACCTGTGGGACGTCATCCGCTGCGCGGAGACCAAGCCATTCGGCTTCCAGTCCTTCCGCCCCGGCCCCGGAGTGGGCGGCCACGCCCCCGCCATCGACCCCAACCACCTCTCCTACAAGGGCCGCTCCCCGGGCCACCCGCTGCGCATGGTCGAACTCGCCCAGGAGGTGAACGGCCGGATGCCGCGCTACGTCATCCAGCGCTGCGCCACCCTCCTCAACGAACACGGCAAGTCCGCCCGCGGCGCCCGGATCCTGCTCCTCGGCGTCACCTACAAGCCGGACATCGCAGACCAGGCGGGCTCACCGGCCCACGAGATCGCCTCCCGCCTGAGGGAACTGGGAGCGCACCTGACCTACCACGACCCCTACGTCCCCCAGTGGAACGTCCTGGACCGCCCGGTCCCCCGCGCCGACTCCCTCTACGAGGCCGCCGCCGCCGCCGACCTGACGGTCCTCCTCCAGGCCCACCGCACGTACGACCTCCAGGGGCTCGCCGTCAAAGCGCAGCTGCTGCTGGATACGCGGGGCGCGACGCCTACCGGTGCGGCGCACCGGTTGTAGGCCCACGTCTTCGGCTGCGGCGCCGCTTTGCGTCTCGCCTCCGGCGGGGGTGGTGGTTGGGCGGCGCCGTTCCGCCTCTCGCCGTCCGGCGGGGTGGGTGGTGGTTGGGCGGGGGCCGCTTGTGCTGTGTGGTGGGTGCCGGTGGTGGTCCTCCGGGGGTGGGTGTTCGGACTGCTTCGCTTTACGTCCGAACACCCACCCCCTCCGGCCCACCACCTCCCGCCCGGGACCGCGACCCCCGCCCGGTGGGGGGAAGGGTTCAAAAACCAGAAGCTCGGCCGCGCCGTGGCATGGCCGAGCTTCTGGTTTTTGGTTTTTCTCCTGCTCCCCACAGGGGTGGGGCCCACAACTGACGGGAGGGGGCGGGGGCGGAGGGGTGGGTTGTCGGACGTAAAGCGAAGCAGTCCGACAACCCACCCCGGAGCCCCCGCCACCGCAACCCACACAAAGCCGGGGCCCCACCCCGACAACCACCCCACCGCCGAAGGCGCAACCACACCCAGCCGGGGCCCCACCCCAGACAACCAACCCCGCCCCCGCCGAAGGCGGGAAAAGAACAACAGAAAGAAAAACGGCGGGACACCCGGCAACGTGGGAAGCGCGTCAGCGCCGTGGCGCGACCGTCACCTCGACCCGCTGGAATTCCTTCAGCTCCGAGTACCCGGTCGTCGCCATCGCCCTGCGCAGCGCGCCGAAGAAGTTCATGGAGCCGTCGGGGACCGTGGACGGGCCCAGCAGCACCTCCT is a window of Streptomyces caniferus DNA encoding:
- a CDS encoding class I adenylate-forming enzyme family protein, whose protein sequence is MTGTTLWDLVAWRAGRTPGATALIQGAESARHERRITFGALHRRAERVAAGLYERGVRPGSRVVWQLPTRIETVLLSLALARIGAVQSPVVPLYRDHEVGQVLRRTRAAFFAVPGVRRGFDHRAMARRLAAGLPGPLTVIDAYDTLPDADPAVLPPPPADADEVRWIYWTSGTTAGPKGVLHTDHSLRTAGRTLGESLRPVPSDIGSMAFPYAHVAGPDYTVLLLLHGIPAVLLEDFALPGSLAAYRRHRVTIAGGSTAFYSLFLAAQRTLPPGRRLLPSLRLLAGGGAPRPPGLYHEVVAELGCQLAHGYALTEAPMVTMGDPHDSPEHLATTDGRPPAGMEIRIAPDTGEISLRGPAVCRGYLDEPDPFDPDGFLPTGDLGRLTPTGHLVITGRLKDIIIRKGENVSAQEIEELLHRHPGVADTAVIGLPDAERGEMVCAVVEQPPGTAVLTLAEVRSHLLAQGLAPHKLPERLEVPAALPRGATLGKVLKRELRERYGGAPSADGTPGG
- a CDS encoding serine/threonine-protein kinase; protein product: MDGKGGRLLAGRYRLADVLGRGGMGTVWRARDEVLGRTVAVKELRFPGGVEEDEKRRLITRTLREAKAIARIRNNGAVTVYDVVDEDDRPWIVMELVEGRSLAEVVRDDGPLTPRRAAEVGLVVLDVLRAAHAEGILHRDVKPSNVLMSDDGRVVLTDFGIAQVEGDPSVTSTGMLVGAPSYISPERARGHKPGPPADMWSLGGLLYACVEGVPPYDKGSAIATLTAVMTEPVEPPKSAGALEEVIYGLLVKDPAARLDDAGARVLLEDVVHAPEAQTPEPPMDATRAMALPTAPLERAEPKPRATPKQKQKQKPAAKSRPARETKPAAAPVAKPAAGNASASVAGTAGAGASGAAGSGAGKAGEAKPAAASAPVRTERPQKKKAAVPAAAGVTGQDRPDADRTGSASPGADRPAGARPGFDAEAAKERVRGALQSVRSAAAAMAARVDSGSGDGSRPATRASVTDVVPRRTLIIVAVVVVLAVLGTVLAVSLGGDDSAQKSGKSSGKQDKATSASRAKPSTDAAEEGGDKATGQGPSTPQPPSNVTPAEDNGGKDDGGGKGGKAVPGGFAEVSNGRFHFRMAMPKGFHQTDTAGEGSGAIYSASGGFPRIQIDYNAEPGTDAAASWRSLEPAVRSSSEDYHLIGIKSVKWRDYPTVADWSFTRRQSGEKVRVLDRGFRADDHHGYAIMITCKADAWKDKACQQMISTAFKTFALKD
- a CDS encoding protein kinase — protein: MDEYAGRVLAERYRLPLRPLGDDDFTETRAFDTFSGQEVLVRQVPLPEVVEAEVVGAPATGPGERGSGGGRPGAARTTAGVTAGKADRSPRDPTVRRALEAATTAAQLADHPRLEQVFDAFAQDGSLWIVAELLTARPLSALLAERPLSPHRAAEIAADLLTALRVLHAKGWLHRNITARTVLVCDDGRAILTGLAAGAAQEALCGYDSPAPAGTPQAEAVTKGPVTKGPATKGPASDGPASAPASLTKSAPDDGADTATPYGRPTAGLAAERARQARLTAIGPVTERWAPEQAGPVHENWQLAPPVGPATDLWAVGALLYRSVQGQSPFPEDSSAELAQLVCSQPPAVAEECGALRPVVESLLRQDPADRPDFEELSGWLRSLIRTAPEPEAGSRLVTVPASQGADPRRLPIVRRRGELVRKGRHKKTRASRRARPQPAPAVVGADGAPSAVAAPPVPQAPAPEQPGPLAPAPRPPRPPKQPKPLRQPRAERPAEPPLPSGPGRAVDRDPFDQEMPGQVGLGAAPREGRPTRAPRRLGRLLLTVILLLLVGALIYALAFLPRSGRDSTAGGRGADRAGTSGAAPGGSPTPSGDRGKGDGGSPGTGAPRTARPTEVAKGFEVRTDPEGFQVAVRKGWQRRGANERGQVRYVGGDFELVVVPGRDTTAHSGTDPMAYMQNKEPELAPYRSSGWASASGLQRIDVGKTAMAEGTFSWRDGSGREVYVRNLAMIHNGRYHLVLVIGPDSGRHEADQLYEQATSAYRPS
- a CDS encoding DNA glycosylase AlkZ-like family protein, coding for MSRARPRPRIDTAGRRARLGRRQLLAPAYRADRAEEVADAVVALHASDPATVHLAACARLTAPDPAGVERALYDDGSLVRLLCMRRTLFAVGAALTPVVASSTAQAIAAKERAGMVKWITEGAPGWDERRLAEVEARTLAALRAHGEATAAELAAEVPDLRDTIVVSPGKPYQATVAVSSRILRVLAAEGRIRRGRPRGGWTSSSFRWRPGTAFAELPAPPAPEARAALARHWLAAYGPATVEDLKWWTGWTLTATRQALAAIDAVDVDLDDGIGGVALPDDLEPVAAPAPWAALLPGLDPTAMGWKARDWYLDPHHVPQLFDRSGNIGPTVWWCGRIIGGWAQRADGEIVWRLLAEGGGTSPSERSRESGGGSEAAAAVTAEAARLAAWLGDVRVTPRFRTPLERELSA